The genomic interval GGACCGCACGGGCAGCTTCGTCACGAAAATCCTCGCGGGAGAAATGAAAGGACAGACGCGCCAGCACCGACGCCGCCACGGCGTTGCCGCTCGGCGTGGCGCCGTCCGGACCTTCGCGGCTGCGTAGGATGAGCGATTCATGATCCTTTGACGTGGTGAAGAATCCTCCCTGCTGCGCGTCCACAAAATCGACCAGGATGCGCTCGGCCAGCCGGACGGCTTCCTTGAGATAACCTTCGTGGGCGCCCGCTTCGTAGAGGTCGATCAAACCCTCGGCCAGCCAGGCATAGTCTTCAAGACAGCCATCCAGATGGGCTTTCCCTGCTCGATACGTTCGATAGAGCCCCCCGTCAGGGCGCTGCATGGTGCGGAGCAGAAACTCCGCCGCCTCTTCTGCCGTCTCCAGATAGCGGCTGTCGCCCAGCACGCGCGCGCCTTCCGCCAGGGCGCTGATCATCATGCCATTCCAAGCGGTGAGAATTTTATCGTCCAATCCAGGGGGGACACGCTTGGCACGAGCAGCGTAGACAAGCGGTTTGACCCGCTCGAGTGTCATCTGCAGCTCATTCGGCGTGATATGGAGCCGCGTCGCCACGGCGTCCAGCGATTCTGGCGTGTTGGGAATGCTGGCGTGCTCCCAATTGCCGCCGGGCGTGATGTCGTAATAGGCGCAAAACCGTGCGGCATCCTCTTCGTTCGGCACTGCCGCGCGGATCTGCTCCGGCGTCCAAACGAAGAATTTCCCTTCAACGCCTTCTGAATCCGCGTCGGTGGCGGAATAAAACCCGCCTTCCGGCGAGGTCATTTCCTTCAGGATGTAATCGAGCATCTCGGTGGCGACGCGGCGGTAGCGATTAAGGCCGGTCGCCTGACAGGCTTCGAGATAGGTGCGGGCCAGTAGCGCATTGTCGTAGAGCATTTTTTCAAAATGCGGGACCAGCCAGCGGTCGTCGGTCGAATAGCGGGCAAATCCGCCGCCAACATGGTCGTACATACCGCCGGCCGCCATGGCATCGAGCGTCGTCGTGACCATCGTCAGTGTGTGCGGATCGCCGGTCCGGTGGTGATGCCGCAATAGAAACGACAGGCCGGTGGCAGGCGGAAACTTCGGCGCCTGGCCAAAGCCGCCGTACCGCGCGTCGAAATCCTCGGCGAACTCGTTGACGGCCGTGTCCAGTTCCGCTTCGCCAACAGCGGCCGACGAGGCCACGCGCAACGACTGGTGAAGCTGGCGGGTCACGTCGCCGGCTTGGCGGCGCAATCCGGTCGGGTCCCGTTTCCAGGCGTCGGCGATTTTCGTCAGGAGCGAGGCAAATCCGGGGCGCCCCCACCGGTCGGCAGGGGGGAAATAGGTGCCGGCAAAGATCGGTTCCTGCTCCGGCGTGAGAAACACCGTCATCGGCCAGCCGCCCTGGCCATGGTTTAGGGCCAGTGTGGCCTGCATGTAAATTTCATCGAGGTCGGGCCGTTCTTCACGGTCCACCTTCACGCAGATAAAATGCGTGTTCATGATCGTGGCGATGTCGTTGCTCTCGAACGACTCGCGCTCCATGACGTGACACCAGTGGCAGGCTGAATACCCGATGGACAACAGAATGGGCGTATTCGTCGCCCGCGCTTTTGTTAGCGCTTCAGGTCCCCACGGATGCCAGTCTACGGGGTTATAGGCGTGCTGGAGCAGGTAGGGGCTGGTTTCCTGAATCAGACGGTTGGGCGGACGTTGGCTTGTGCGATCGGACATAGCGGGCAGGCTACCATCGCATTGAAAGAACGGTCAACCCACGGCAAACGCTTGCGGCGCCTGGCTACCCCGCAGACGTTCGGTTACGGAGGGAGGTTGTCCTTTGTCTCCTTCGTGTGGTCGTGCCCCGTCATTTTTCGTGCTTGGTCGCACTCGGCATTGTGGGACAAGCGGGGGGCAGGCGGTGCGTCTGCGTCAGGCACGAGGCGTCACAGCACGCCGACCACGAGAGTCGGCAGTAGGAGGGCTGCGGACAATCGGCGTCCCTGTTCGTGAAAAAGAAACGGCCCGCGCTCGTGAGAGCAGCGGGCCGGTCGAACACCGATCGTCAGCCGACTGGCTGAAACGGCTTACTTCTTCTTTTCGTCCTTCTTCTTCTCTTCCTTCTTGCCCTTATCAGCCGGAGCAGCCTTGTCGTCACCGGCGAAGGCCACGCCCGTGATGGAGACCAGGAACATCGCAAACATCATTGCGCTCAACAGCTTCTTCATTTGGACCCCTCCTTTAAAGTGATCGCCTGGCAAAGGGACAATTCCCTTTTGACCCTTTCAATCTATATTGAACAGTTGAAATAAGTCAATTAAAAAGGCAACCCCAAGTGCCTCCTTTTTATCGACTCTTCGACCCGGGGCGGGAGACACCGGGGGTGATTGAATGCGGGCGGCGGGCGTATAATCGGGTGTGCCCCCCCCGCAGTGCGTTGGGCTAGGGGCCCCAAGCCAAGACCACGGTCCGCCCATAGTCAGAGGGCTGGCGGTGGCGTGGGGACACGGTCTCCGTGACAGGGCAGGGGACATCGATGATTGTCGCCGAACCATTGGAGATGCACAGACTATCCGACAGCCAGAGAAGTCAGTAAGTACTATGCGCGTGCCGACATTCAAAGTAACCGTTCGGGTAGCTCTCGACGACCGACCGGGCGTCTTTGCCCAGGTAGCGGCGGCACTGGCCGCTGAAGGTGCCAATCTTGGCGCAGTGGACATGGTCACGGCCGATGGAGCCCAAATTGTTCGTGACATCACCTTTGAAGTGCAGAACGAAACGCAGCGCAGTCGTGCCACAAAGCGGTTGCAGTCCCTGCCGAACGTTCGGCTCCTGCCGGCGCCAGAGAGCGTTTTCGAGGTTCACGAGGGCGGGAAAATCGGCATTCAAAACAAGGTGCCGGTCACTTCGCACAGCGTGCTGTCGTTTGTCTACACGCCGGGCGTGGGGCGTGTCGCTGCCGCAATTGCGCAGGATCCTGCCCAAGTTTACACGTACACGATCAAGCGCAATGCCGTGGCTGTGGTGACGGACGGCTCCGCCGTGCTGGGGCTGGGCAATCTGGGGCCGGAGGCGGCGCTGCCGGTCATGGAAGGCAAGGTTATGCTGTTCAAGGAGCTGGCCGGCATCGATGCCTGGCCGATCTGCCTGAAGACGCAGAATGTGGATGAGATCGTGCGGGCCGTGGAACATATCGCGCCGGGATTTGGGGGCATCAATCTCGAGGACATCAGTGCGCCACGCTGCTTCGAGATTGAACGGCGCTTGAGACTCTCGCTGGATATTCCGGTCATGCATGACGACCAGCACGGCACCGCGGTCGTGATTCTGGCCGGGCTGCTCAACGCCGTGCGGGTGACACAGAAGAAACTGGAGGACATTCGCGTCGTGGTGAACGGACTGGGCGCGGCGGGTGTTACGTGCTGCCAGATGCTGCTGAAGGCCGGCGTGCGGCACATCATCGGCTGCGGGCGGCAGGGGATCATCCTAGCGGCGCCGCCCCAACAATTGTTCGCCCACCGCGAAAACCTGACGGCGCTGATCGATCGCGAGAACCCCAAGGGCTCCCGGCAGGATGCCCTACACGGCGCCGATGTGTTTGTTGGATTGTCGAGCGCAAATCTGCTCACGCCGGAGGATTTGGCGCTGATGGCATCGGACCGCATCGTGTTCGCAATGGCCAATCCGGACCCAGAGATCACGCCGGAGTTAGCGGTGGGGCGCTGCCGGGTCTTTGCCACTGGCCGGTCGGATTACCCCAACCAGATCAATAATGCGCTGGCCTTTCCGGGCATGTTCCGCGGCGCCCTGGATGTGCGCGCAACGGAGATCAACGATGCGATGAAGATGGCGGCCGCCCACGCGATCGCCAGGATTATTCCGGCGGACGCGCTCAGCGCGGACTATATTATCCCGAGTGTGTTTGATCGGCAGGTCGTGCCGCAGGTGGCCCAGGCCGTGGCCCAAGCCGCGAGGGACACAGGCGTTGCGCGGAAACAATAAGTCGCGCGCAACGCAAGTGCCAAGGGTCTCTAATAACGGACGGTTCGTTACTGCGACTCGCCGAGGCTCCGCTCGTAGAGCAGCACCTTCCAGCCGTCCTCTTCGCTCAAGAACTGGCCAACAATCGGGAGCATGCCCGTGCCCGGCACCTTGCCGGACTGGCCCATGCTACCGTTCTTCAGGACCCACATCATCTCGCCCGGCGTGCGGACCTTGTTGAATTTCGGATTCGTGAAATTACGTGGCTGAATCGGCAGCACTTTGGCCGCGCCGCCATCCCCTT from Nitrospira sp. carries:
- a CDS encoding NAD-dependent malic enzyme, with the protein product MRVPTFKVTVRVALDDRPGVFAQVAAALAAEGANLGAVDMVTADGAQIVRDITFEVQNETQRSRATKRLQSLPNVRLLPAPESVFEVHEGGKIGIQNKVPVTSHSVLSFVYTPGVGRVAAAIAQDPAQVYTYTIKRNAVAVVTDGSAVLGLGNLGPEAALPVMEGKVMLFKELAGIDAWPICLKTQNVDEIVRAVEHIAPGFGGINLEDISAPRCFEIERRLRLSLDIPVMHDDQHGTAVVILAGLLNAVRVTQKKLEDIRVVVNGLGAAGVTCCQMLLKAGVRHIIGCGRQGIILAAPPQQLFAHRENLTALIDRENPKGSRQDALHGADVFVGLSSANLLTPEDLALMASDRIVFAMANPDPEITPELAVGRCRVFATGRSDYPNQINNALAFPGMFRGALDVRATEINDAMKMAAAHAIARIIPADALSADYIIPSVFDRQVVPQVAQAVAQAARDTGVARKQ